A window from Chitinophaga filiformis encodes these proteins:
- a CDS encoding UDP-glucose--hexose-1-phosphate uridylyltransferase has translation MPENTFDLTAHPHTRLNILTGEWVLVSPHRSKRPWQGKVESPSLVQRPAYVEDCYLCPGNTRADGTKNPAYTGPIAFTNDFSALLADTPQGGENEDGLLVARSQKGICRVICFSPRHDLTLPEMELPDIRKVVDLWHTELESLAAVPFIKYIQIFENKGEIMGCSNPHPHGQIWASEDVPMEIEKETRQQRNYYQQHGRSLLSAYLEKELKQEERIIAQNEHFVALVPFWAVWPYEAMIISRRHVQHLLQFTPAERDGLAAILKELTTRYDNLFETSFPYSAGMHQMPFNDGESHPEWHWHMHFYPPLLRSATVKKFMVGYEMLAHPQRDITPEYAAGRLRDLPVVHYKKAGVPA, from the coding sequence ATGCCTGAAAATACTTTTGATCTGACAGCTCATCCTCATACCCGTTTGAATATCCTGACAGGAGAATGGGTACTAGTATCACCCCACCGTTCCAAACGCCCCTGGCAGGGAAAGGTGGAGTCGCCTTCGCTGGTACAGCGTCCGGCTTACGTAGAGGATTGCTATTTATGCCCGGGCAATACCCGTGCTGATGGAACAAAGAACCCGGCTTATACCGGACCAATTGCTTTTACAAACGATTTCTCTGCCCTCCTGGCAGACACGCCACAGGGAGGTGAGAATGAAGACGGACTGCTGGTAGCCCGCTCACAAAAAGGCATCTGCCGCGTGATCTGCTTCAGCCCACGTCACGACCTGACATTACCTGAAATGGAACTGCCCGATATCCGGAAAGTGGTGGACCTCTGGCATACCGAACTGGAATCACTGGCCGCAGTGCCTTTCATCAAGTATATACAGATCTTTGAAAACAAAGGTGAGATCATGGGATGCAGTAATCCGCATCCGCATGGACAGATCTGGGCGTCTGAAGATGTGCCGATGGAGATAGAAAAGGAAACACGCCAGCAGCGTAATTATTATCAGCAGCATGGACGTAGCCTGTTGTCTGCTTACCTGGAAAAAGAACTGAAACAGGAAGAGCGTATCATCGCACAGAATGAACACTTTGTGGCCTTGGTGCCTTTCTGGGCTGTATGGCCTTATGAGGCAATGATCATCAGCCGCCGCCATGTACAACACCTGTTACAGTTTACACCAGCAGAACGTGACGGACTGGCAGCTATCCTGAAAGAGCTGACCACCCGCTACGATAATCTGTTTGAAACATCATTCCCTTATTCAGCAGGTATGCACCAGATGCCGTTCAATGACGGTGAAAGCCACCCTGAATGGCACTGGCATATGCACTTTTATCCGCCATTACTGCGCTCTGCCACTGTGAAGAAGTTTATGGTAGGATATGAGATGCTGGCGCATCCTCAAAGGGATATTACACCGGAATATGCTGCCGGACGGTTAAGAGACCTGCCGGTTGTGCATTATAAAAAAGCAGGGGTGCCTGCATAG
- a CDS encoding TonB-dependent receptor, whose amino-acid sequence MKKILLALSILPLASYAQSSTDTTRQLQEVVIQAYPGKQFTLLQVPTSSTVLTARQLQLQQGITLLPALNTVPGIRMEERSPGSYRLSLRGSLLRSPFGIRNVKLYLDEIPLTDAGGNSYLNLADPGSFQGIEILKGPDGSQFGANSGGVVLLHPAGTLADSSRLRADMQGGSYGLFREQIGWQQQWGNYKLNIYEAVHHADGYRDNSAMKRYFVQTAQEWQYHPHNQLKLIAFYSDLDYRTPGGLTAAQAAANPKASRPATPTLPGAITQQAGIRNKTAFGGLVHTSQLATHWQHVITVFGSNTHFENPFITNFEARDENTFGARSYIALQDQPLGNSNMRLDWTTGIEWQQTGSDIDNYGNRAGVRDTLQAASDITARQYFYFTGITLRPGKQWVAEAAVSLNYYRYHFNDVAAGTDGKKKFSAELMPRFSLSYLITPDLAARATISRGYSPPSIAEVRASDNIINTALQAETGWNYETGLRFNSRNNRFQADAAVFYYELQDAIVRKLHDDGTEFFTNAGGTHQTGVEFQGAAWLQSPRLQGFTRGIQLQGSYTYSHFLFSDYISAGKDFSGNALTGVPKNIATASLLVVFPAQVSLYGQYTYTDRLPLDDANTAFAKEYHLVQAKINWGINKWLALYAGADNLLNQHYSLGNDLNAVGARYYNPAPGRNYYGGVRVSL is encoded by the coding sequence ATGAAAAAAATTTTACTGGCTCTTAGTATACTGCCGCTGGCTTCTTATGCACAATCATCAACCGATACTACCCGGCAATTGCAGGAAGTAGTGATACAGGCATATCCCGGCAAGCAGTTTACCCTGCTCCAGGTACCTACCAGCAGTACTGTACTAACTGCCCGCCAGTTGCAACTGCAACAGGGCATTACACTGTTGCCCGCCTTAAATACCGTACCCGGTATACGCATGGAAGAACGTTCTCCGGGCAGCTACCGCCTCTCTTTAAGAGGTAGCCTGCTGCGCTCTCCTTTTGGTATCCGCAACGTGAAACTGTACCTGGATGAGATCCCGCTGACGGACGCCGGTGGTAATTCCTACCTCAATCTTGCGGACCCGGGCAGTTTCCAGGGCATTGAAATATTAAAAGGGCCTGATGGCAGCCAGTTCGGGGCTAATTCCGGCGGTGTGGTACTGCTCCATCCTGCAGGTACCCTGGCAGACAGCAGCCGCCTGAGGGCTGATATGCAGGGAGGCAGTTATGGCCTGTTCCGCGAGCAGATAGGCTGGCAACAACAATGGGGGAATTATAAGCTGAATATCTATGAAGCTGTGCATCATGCTGATGGTTATAGAGATAACAGTGCCATGAAAAGATATTTTGTACAGACGGCCCAGGAATGGCAGTATCATCCTCATAATCAGCTTAAACTGATCGCATTTTACAGCGACCTGGATTACCGTACGCCTGGAGGTCTGACGGCGGCACAGGCAGCAGCCAATCCAAAAGCTTCACGTCCTGCTACGCCTACATTACCGGGCGCCATTACCCAGCAGGCCGGCATCCGGAATAAAACAGCGTTTGGCGGCCTGGTACATACCTCACAGCTCGCTACCCACTGGCAGCATGTGATCACTGTATTTGGCAGCAATACCCACTTCGAAAATCCCTTCATTACCAACTTTGAAGCCAGGGATGAGAATACCTTTGGCGCCCGGTCCTATATAGCCCTGCAGGACCAGCCGCTTGGCAACAGCAATATGCGCCTGGATTGGACAACGGGCATAGAATGGCAGCAGACCGGCTCTGATATAGACAACTATGGCAACAGGGCGGGCGTAAGAGATACCTTACAGGCTGCCAGCGACATCACCGCCCGCCAATACTTCTACTTCACAGGCATTACCCTGCGTCCGGGTAAACAATGGGTGGCAGAAGCAGCGGTGAGCCTCAACTATTACCGTTACCACTTCAACGATGTGGCGGCAGGCACAGATGGCAAAAAGAAATTTTCCGCCGAGCTAATGCCCCGCTTCTCACTCTCCTACCTGATCACGCCCGACCTGGCGGCACGCGCCACCATCAGCCGGGGCTACTCCCCTCCTTCCATTGCGGAGGTACGTGCTTCAGACAATATTATCAATACGGCATTACAGGCAGAAACCGGCTGGAACTATGAAACAGGCCTGCGCTTCAATAGCCGGAACAACCGTTTCCAGGCAGATGCGGCTGTTTTCTACTACGAACTGCAGGACGCCATTGTCCGGAAGCTGCATGACGATGGCACGGAGTTTTTCACTAATGCCGGTGGTACGCACCAGACCGGCGTAGAGTTCCAGGGGGCTGCATGGTTACAGTCGCCCAGGCTACAGGGCTTCACCCGTGGTATTCAACTCCAGGGAAGTTATACTTACAGCCATTTCCTCTTCAGCGATTATATCAGTGCAGGCAAGGACTTTTCCGGCAATGCCTTAACAGGCGTTCCGAAAAATATAGCTACCGCATCCCTGCTCGTGGTATTTCCCGCCCAGGTGTCATTGTATGGCCAATACACTTATACGGACCGTTTACCGCTGGATGATGCCAATACAGCCTTTGCAAAAGAATATCACCTGGTACAGGCGAAAATCAACTGGGGCATCAATAAATGGCTGGCCTTGTATGCAGGCGCCGACAACCTGTTGAACCAGCACTATAGCCTGGGCAATGACCTGAATGCGGTAGGCGCCAGGTATTATAATCCGGCACCGGGACGGAATTATTACGGAGGGGTGAGAGTGAGTTTGTAA
- a CDS encoding energy transducer TonB, giving the protein MNATNIVKSDFLDILFDGRNKDYGAYDLRRSEDRRVRNAIMGTAFIALVIIGGYVLSNKLMAADMHTRRIIEPEVSVLKTLDNMPEEKPLTPPPPPVTTPPPPATSSIRMTSPPIITNDDLVRLEDEVPKMDSIGNKAIGVANIQSDDSGGPENPFEGSNGSSHVVEPPKAPEKEEVFTFVEIMPSFPGGEEALSKFLQKNLRYPHLAQETGIEGKVFVQFVVDTEGKVSEVQAVGARKGGGLEEEAVRVVKLMPNWKPGKQSGRAVSVRYNLPIGFTLAQ; this is encoded by the coding sequence ATGAATGCAACGAACATTGTTAAATCAGACTTTCTCGACATTCTCTTTGATGGTCGTAATAAAGACTACGGGGCCTATGATTTACGCAGAAGTGAAGACAGGCGTGTGCGCAACGCTATTATGGGTACAGCTTTCATCGCATTGGTCATCATCGGTGGATATGTACTCAGTAATAAACTGATGGCTGCGGACATGCATACACGAAGGATTATTGAACCTGAAGTGAGTGTCTTAAAAACGCTCGACAACATGCCGGAGGAAAAACCGTTAACCCCACCGCCACCTCCGGTGACAACACCACCTCCGCCGGCCACTTCATCCATTAGAATGACCAGTCCTCCTATTATTACAAATGATGATCTTGTGCGTCTGGAAGACGAAGTGCCAAAGATGGATAGTATTGGCAATAAAGCTATTGGTGTTGCCAATATTCAGAGTGATGATTCAGGCGGCCCTGAGAACCCTTTTGAGGGCAGCAATGGTAGCAGTCATGTTGTAGAGCCGCCTAAAGCGCCGGAAAAAGAGGAAGTATTCACCTTTGTTGAAATTATGCCTTCATTTCCCGGTGGCGAAGAAGCATTATCAAAATTCCTTCAAAAAAACCTGCGGTATCCCCATCTGGCACAGGAAACTGGTATTGAAGGAAAAGTATTTGTTCAGTTCGTGGTAGATACCGAGGGAAAGGTGAGCGAAGTGCAGGCAGTTGGAGCCCGTAAAGGTGGTGGGCTGGAAGAAGAAGCTGTAAGGGTCGTAAAGCTGATGCCGAATTGGAAACCCGGCAAGCAAAGCGGACGTGCGGTGAGCGTAAGGTACAATCTGCCTATTGGCTTTACCTTGGCCCAATAA
- a CDS encoding phosphoenolpyruvate carboxylase: MEAPVNNTLQLFKNLVGTKFQLYNSLFTALPFHKVERTGVFLSLFLIHCEEGYGKEKSPQEILDSYFQQYTSCSNEQQKLDLMFRFVQYAERQVVLFDALEDAAFRDIHDMHGAGSLSHLQSEIIAEQAEEKLAKKLQDFSVRLVLTAHPTQFYPGSVLTIINDLSRALINDNTAQVNAYLQQLGKTPFFKKEKPTPYDEAISLIWFLENTFYPAAGRIISKLKAQFPASINSNNPVIRMGFWPGGDRDGNPFVNADITLRVAEALRGGIIKCYYLDVRRLKRRLTFKGIEQELAALEQQLYSNLFIPGHKTNITQKEILDTLARIRLVLIEENNALFLNLLDDLVSRVELFGLFFATLDIRQDSSVHGPLLDAVAAQSDLLPSNYATLSDEEKISSLLNIKGPLNPDALKDPLHKDTLATIAAVKEIQKNNGEFGCHRYIISHSMNALNVIEVYGLFLLAGWQQESMSVDIVPLFETIDDLRQAGNVMRELYDNAAYREHLRKRYNKQTIMLGFSDGTKDGGYLMANWSIHKAKQELTRISREYDIDVVFFDGRGGPPARGGGKTHQFYASMGRDIANEEIQLTIQGQTISSNFGTVDSAQFNIEQLVHAGIANDIFSSREVTLSDEEDALLQELADEGFKSFNKLKLHPDFLDYLDFASPLRYYAETNIGSRPSKRNAAAKLSLNDLRAVPYVGAWSQLKQNVPGYYGVGAALEAMDKAGKWNAVEKLYKNSLFFRTLLDNCQMAMKKSYFPLTAAYGKHPRFGEVWNMIHDEYERSCEYILRLTGQTQLMGASPIDQLSIQMRERIVLPLLTIQQGALARIRELNESGNGDGLKETYEKLVVRCSFGIINAGRNSA; encoded by the coding sequence ATGGAAGCACCGGTTAATAATACCTTACAATTATTCAAGAACCTGGTTGGCACCAAGTTCCAGTTATACAATAGTCTTTTTACCGCATTGCCTTTTCATAAGGTAGAAAGAACCGGCGTATTTTTATCATTGTTCCTGATCCATTGTGAAGAAGGATATGGAAAGGAAAAGAGTCCCCAGGAAATTCTCGACTCCTATTTTCAACAATACACTTCCTGCAGTAATGAGCAGCAGAAGCTGGACCTCATGTTCCGCTTTGTGCAATATGCTGAAAGACAGGTAGTGCTGTTTGACGCGTTGGAAGATGCTGCTTTCCGCGATATTCATGACATGCATGGCGCTGGTTCATTGAGCCACCTGCAGTCAGAGATCATTGCAGAGCAGGCAGAAGAAAAGCTGGCTAAGAAGCTGCAGGATTTTTCTGTGAGACTGGTACTGACAGCGCATCCTACCCAATTCTACCCGGGTAGCGTACTGACAATCATCAATGATCTGTCAAGGGCATTGATCAATGATAATACGGCGCAGGTAAATGCTTACCTGCAGCAGCTGGGTAAAACGCCCTTCTTCAAAAAGGAAAAGCCAACGCCGTATGACGAGGCTATCAGCCTGATATGGTTCCTTGAGAATACTTTCTATCCTGCCGCCGGACGTATCATTTCCAAGCTAAAAGCACAATTCCCTGCTTCTATCAATAGCAATAATCCGGTGATCAGAATGGGCTTCTGGCCTGGTGGCGACCGCGATGGTAACCCTTTCGTGAATGCCGACATCACCCTGCGTGTGGCGGAAGCACTGCGTGGAGGTATCATTAAATGTTATTACCTGGATGTACGCAGGCTGAAACGCCGCCTCACCTTTAAAGGAATTGAACAGGAACTGGCCGCACTGGAGCAACAGCTGTACAGCAACCTGTTTATTCCAGGCCATAAAACCAACATCACACAGAAAGAGATCCTGGACACACTGGCACGGATCCGTCTTGTGCTCATTGAAGAGAACAATGCACTCTTCCTGAACCTGCTCGATGACCTGGTAAGCCGGGTAGAGCTGTTCGGATTGTTCTTTGCCACCCTCGATATAAGGCAGGACAGCTCTGTGCACGGGCCGCTGCTGGATGCCGTTGCTGCGCAGTCAGACTTGTTGCCTTCGAACTATGCAACACTTTCTGATGAAGAAAAAATAAGCAGCCTGCTCAACATAAAGGGGCCCTTGAATCCGGATGCGCTGAAAGATCCGTTGCATAAAGACACGCTTGCCACTATCGCCGCTGTGAAAGAGATACAAAAGAACAACGGGGAGTTCGGTTGCCATCGCTATATTATCAGCCATAGCATGAATGCGCTGAACGTGATTGAAGTATATGGCTTGTTCCTGCTGGCAGGCTGGCAGCAGGAATCCATGAGCGTTGACATAGTGCCGCTGTTTGAAACAATAGACGACCTCCGTCAGGCCGGCAATGTGATGCGCGAGCTGTACGATAATGCTGCCTACAGGGAACACCTGCGTAAGCGCTATAATAAGCAGACCATCATGCTGGGCTTCTCTGACGGTACCAAAGATGGCGGTTACCTGATGGCCAACTGGAGCATTCATAAGGCTAAACAGGAGCTGACCCGCATATCCAGGGAATACGATATAGATGTAGTCTTCTTCGATGGCCGTGGAGGTCCTCCGGCAAGAGGTGGTGGTAAAACGCACCAGTTCTATGCTTCTATGGGACGTGATATTGCGAACGAAGAAATTCAGCTGACCATACAAGGGCAGACCATTAGTTCCAACTTTGGAACAGTGGACTCTGCGCAGTTCAACATAGAGCAGCTGGTACATGCCGGCATCGCCAATGACATCTTCTCTTCACGCGAGGTGACCCTTAGCGACGAAGAAGATGCGTTGCTGCAGGAGCTGGCCGATGAAGGCTTCAAGTCATTCAACAAACTGAAGCTGCATCCAGACTTCCTGGATTACCTGGACTTTGCAAGCCCGCTGCGTTACTATGCCGAGACCAATATCGGCAGCCGTCCTTCCAAACGGAATGCCGCCGCTAAGCTGAGCCTCAACGACCTGAGAGCAGTGCCTTATGTAGGTGCATGGAGCCAGCTGAAACAGAACGTGCCTGGTTATTATGGCGTTGGCGCTGCATTGGAAGCAATGGATAAAGCAGGTAAGTGGAATGCAGTTGAAAAACTGTATAAGAACTCCCTGTTCTTCCGCACACTGCTGGACAACTGCCAGATGGCGATGAAGAAAAGTTATTTCCCGCTCACCGCAGCATATGGCAAACATCCCCGTTTCGGAGAGGTCTGGAATATGATACATGACGAATACGAACGTTCCTGCGAATATATACTACGCCTGACAGGTCAGACACAACTGATGGGCGCATCGCCGATCGACCAGCTGTCTATACAGATGCGTGAACGTATCGTACTGCCATTGCTGACCATTCAGCAGGGAGCACTGGCCCGTATCCGTGAGCTCAATGAATCGGGTAACGGTGATGGATTGAAAGAAACGTATGAAAAACTCGTCGTACGTTGCTCTTTTGGTATCATCAATGCCGGCAGAAATTCTGCCTGA
- the ureA gene encoding urease subunit gamma, with protein sequence MHLTARETEKLLLYLAGELAEKRKARGLKLNYPEAIALISSRLQEAARDGQTVAQLMQYGATILTREDVMEGIPEMIDEIQIEATFPDGSKLVTVHHPIR encoded by the coding sequence ATGCATTTAACGGCAAGGGAAACTGAAAAACTATTGTTATACCTGGCAGGAGAACTTGCTGAGAAGAGAAAGGCCAGGGGACTTAAGCTGAATTATCCGGAGGCTATAGCACTGATCAGCAGCCGCTTACAGGAGGCTGCAAGAGATGGGCAGACCGTAGCGCAGCTGATGCAGTACGGCGCTACCATCCTGACCCGCGAAGATGTGATGGAAGGCATCCCGGAAATGATCGATGAGATCCAGATAGAAGCTACTTTCCCGGATGGGTCAAAACTGGTGACAGTACACCATCCGATCAGATAA
- the ureC gene encoding urease subunit alpha — MSLQINRDRYAAMYGPTTGDKVRLGDTDIIIEIEHDHTVYGDEAKFGGGKTIRDGMSQSSTATRDEGVLDMVITSVMIIDHWGIVKADIGIRDGKIVKIGKAGNPDTMDGVDPDMIIGASTEVHGGAGLIATAGGIDTHIHFISPQQITHALHSGITTMIGGGTGPADGTNATTVTPGKWFIRKMLQSADAFPMNLGFLGKGNCATEAPLWEQIEAGALGLKIHEDWGSSPAVINASLKAADKYDVQVAIHTDTLNESGFLEDTIKAIDGRVIHTYHTEGAGGGHAPDIIKAAMYPNILPSSTNPTRPYTVNTIDEHLDMLMVCHHLDKSVPEDVAFADSRIRPETIAAEDILHDMGVFSMMSSDSQAMGRVGEVIIRTWQTADKMKKQRGALAEDNGKGNDNFRAKRYVAKYTINPAITHGIATHVGSLEPGKLADIVLWKPALFGAKPEMIIKGGMIICSRMGDPNASIPTPQPVMYREMFGAFGGALHKTCVTFVSQAAAGKNIAQEYSLQKIVLPVKNCRNIGKKDMIHNNSTPEIKVNPETYEVSVDGQVLTCEPAAVLPLAQRYFLF; from the coding sequence ATGAGCCTTCAGATAAACCGTGACCGCTATGCGGCGATGTATGGTCCTACGACGGGCGATAAAGTACGTCTGGGAGATACCGACATCATCATCGAAATAGAACACGATCATACCGTGTATGGCGACGAAGCCAAATTCGGAGGCGGCAAGACCATCCGCGACGGGATGTCCCAGTCATCCACTGCTACCCGCGATGAGGGCGTACTGGATATGGTCATTACCAGTGTGATGATCATTGACCATTGGGGCATCGTGAAAGCGGATATTGGCATCAGGGATGGAAAGATCGTGAAGATAGGCAAGGCCGGTAATCCTGATACGATGGATGGCGTAGACCCCGATATGATCATTGGCGCCAGTACAGAAGTACATGGCGGTGCGGGGCTGATAGCTACTGCAGGTGGTATTGACACACATATTCATTTTATCAGTCCGCAGCAGATCACCCATGCCTTACATAGTGGCATCACTACCATGATAGGTGGTGGTACCGGTCCTGCAGACGGGACGAATGCCACGACTGTTACACCAGGCAAATGGTTTATCCGTAAGATGTTGCAGTCGGCGGATGCTTTTCCGATGAACCTTGGTTTTCTCGGTAAAGGCAACTGTGCTACCGAAGCACCCCTCTGGGAACAGATAGAAGCGGGTGCGCTGGGCCTGAAGATCCATGAAGACTGGGGTTCGTCTCCTGCCGTTATCAATGCCTCTCTGAAAGCGGCAGACAAATACGACGTACAGGTAGCTATTCATACAGACACCCTGAATGAATCCGGCTTCCTGGAAGATACGATCAAAGCGATCGATGGCCGTGTGATCCATACCTATCATACGGAAGGCGCTGGCGGAGGACATGCGCCCGATATTATCAAAGCGGCCATGTACCCGAATATCCTGCCTTCATCTACCAACCCTACAAGACCATATACGGTCAATACGATCGACGAACACCTGGACATGCTGATGGTATGCCATCACCTGGATAAAAGTGTGCCGGAAGATGTTGCTTTCGCCGATTCCCGTATCCGTCCGGAGACGATCGCTGCGGAGGATATCCTGCATGACATGGGCGTATTCAGCATGATGAGCTCTGATTCTCAGGCCATGGGCCGCGTGGGAGAGGTGATCATCCGTACCTGGCAGACGGCCGATAAGATGAAGAAACAGCGGGGTGCACTGGCAGAAGACAATGGCAAAGGAAATGATAATTTCAGGGCTAAACGCTATGTGGCCAAGTACACCATCAATCCTGCTATCACACATGGTATTGCAACGCATGTCGGATCGCTGGAGCCGGGGAAACTGGCAGATATCGTACTGTGGAAACCAGCCCTCTTTGGCGCCAAACCGGAAATGATCATCAAGGGAGGCATGATCATCTGTAGCCGTATGGGAGACCCTAATGCGTCTATTCCCACACCACAGCCTGTGATGTACAGGGAAATGTTCGGGGCTTTCGGCGGCGCCCTGCATAAGACCTGTGTGACCTTCGTGTCGCAGGCGGCAGCAGGGAAGAATATTGCCCAGGAATATAGCCTGCAGAAGATCGTACTACCGGTGAAGAATTGTCGCAATATCGGGAAGAAGGATATGATACATAACAACAGCACACCGGAAATAAAGGTCAATCCGGAAACATATGAAGTAAGTGTTGACGGGCAGGTACTGACCTGTGAACCGGCAGCGGTATTGCCACTGGCGCAACGGTATTTCCTGTTTTAA
- the ureE gene encoding urease accessory protein UreE gives MIIIEKIAGNVANFSTGTRVRDPLQLEWFETAKRLLRWHTQGGQEVALRFMREAPLLQQGDIVWMDDKKAIIIDILPAAAIVLKPATMKDMAAVCYEIGNKHLPLFLEGNEVLVPYEEPLFRWLEAKGYSPVKQQRILTNMLRSNIIPHEHGSSGSLFSKIMQLASK, from the coding sequence ATGATCATCATAGAAAAAATAGCAGGCAATGTTGCCAACTTTTCCACCGGCACACGGGTGAGGGACCCTTTGCAGCTGGAATGGTTTGAAACAGCTAAGCGGCTGCTGCGCTGGCATACGCAGGGCGGGCAGGAAGTAGCACTGCGCTTCATGCGGGAAGCGCCTTTGCTACAGCAGGGGGACATTGTGTGGATGGACGACAAAAAGGCGATCATTATCGATATCCTGCCGGCAGCAGCTATTGTGCTGAAGCCGGCTACGATGAAAGATATGGCGGCTGTTTGTTATGAGATCGGTAATAAACACCTGCCATTATTCCTGGAAGGAAATGAAGTGCTGGTGCCATATGAAGAGCCTTTGTTCCGCTGGCTGGAAGCAAAGGGATATAGTCCTGTGAAACAACAGCGCATACTGACCAACATGTTGCGAAGCAATATTATACCACATGAACACGGCAGCTCAGGATCGCTTTTTAGTAAGATCATGCAGCTTGCCTCCAAATAG
- a CDS encoding urease accessory protein UreF, giving the protein MQHWLPYLLHLSDPTLPIGAYTHSGGLETYVQQGLIKDAGDAAAFIRNMLEHNLPYNDALFAVLAYRAAEAGDVQQLVQLDQECTALKAPQELRTASQKLGMRLLKLLSPLVVHTTGNAYVAQIRSGEAAGHYCLAFGVYACLSGIPLLEAMTAFYYNAATGMVTNSVKLVPLGQQQGQQILFELLPQLPALVEQTLNMPRELAGRCSFGFDIRSMQHERLYSRLYMS; this is encoded by the coding sequence ATGCAGCACTGGCTACCATACCTGTTACACCTGAGTGATCCTACGCTGCCAATAGGAGCTTATACCCATTCCGGCGGACTGGAAACCTATGTGCAGCAGGGGTTGATAAAAGATGCCGGCGATGCGGCTGCTTTCATCCGGAATATGCTGGAGCATAACCTGCCGTACAATGACGCACTTTTTGCTGTGCTGGCATATCGTGCGGCGGAAGCAGGAGATGTGCAGCAGCTGGTGCAGCTGGACCAGGAATGTACTGCATTGAAAGCGCCACAGGAACTGAGAACGGCGAGCCAGAAGCTGGGCATGCGCCTGCTGAAACTCTTATCTCCGCTGGTGGTACATACTACCGGCAATGCCTATGTGGCACAGATCAGGTCGGGCGAGGCGGCAGGGCATTATTGCCTGGCATTTGGTGTATACGCCTGCCTCTCAGGTATTCCATTATTGGAAGCAATGACCGCGTTCTACTACAATGCAGCTACCGGCATGGTGACCAACAGCGTTAAGCTGGTGCCGCTGGGACAGCAACAGGGACAGCAGATCCTGTTTGAGCTCCTGCCGCAACTGCCGGCATTGGTAGAACAGACATTGAATATGCCGCGGGAACTGGCCGGACGTTGCAGCTTTGGATTTGACATCAGGAGTATGCAGCACGAAAGATTGTATTCAAGATTATATATGTCTTAG
- the ureG gene encoding urease accessory protein UreG encodes MQSRTYIKIGVAGPVGAGKTALIERLSRRLHEQYSLAVITNDIYTKEDAEFLVKNSLLPAERIIGVETGGCPHTAIREDASMNLEAVEEIAARFPDVQIIFIESGGDNLSATFSPDLADLTIFVIDVAEGDKIPRKGGPGITRSDLLVINKIDLAPYVGASLEVMERDARKMRQGRPFVFTNLMTQEGLDTVIGWIRKYALLEMVEEPALLQ; translated from the coding sequence ATGCAATCGCGTACATACATAAAAATAGGGGTGGCCGGCCCTGTAGGCGCCGGTAAAACAGCGCTGATAGAAAGGCTGTCAAGGCGCCTGCATGAGCAGTATAGCCTGGCTGTGATCACCAATGATATCTATACAAAAGAAGATGCTGAATTCCTGGTGAAGAACAGCCTCTTGCCTGCTGAACGGATCATTGGGGTGGAGACAGGTGGCTGTCCGCATACTGCCATACGTGAAGATGCCAGCATGAACCTGGAGGCGGTAGAAGAAATAGCAGCACGATTTCCGGATGTGCAGATCATTTTTATTGAAAGCGGTGGAGATAATCTGTCAGCTACTTTCAGCCCGGATCTGGCAGACCTGACCATCTTCGTTATCGACGTAGCGGAAGGAGATAAGATACCCCGCAAGGGAGGGCCGGGCATTACCCGTTCGGACCTGCTGGTTATCAACAAGATTGACCTGGCGCCTTATGTCGGCGCCAGCCTTGAAGTGATGGAACGGGACGCCCGTAAGATGCGTCAGGGCCGGCCCTTTGTTTTTACCAACCTGATGACGCAGGAAGGGCTGGACACGGTAATAGGATGGATCCGGAAATATGCATTACTGGAAATGGTGGAGGAGCCAGCCTTGTTGCAATGA